From Camelina sativa cultivar DH55 chromosome 20, Cs, whole genome shotgun sequence, the proteins below share one genomic window:
- the LOC104769398 gene encoding thioredoxin-related transmembrane protein 2: MEKKREGVMEAMSRIVSDPYYFLHFMAFFSYLPIRSSAAPYTSHRLFDREIQAFLAFLMFSAIKMVREETWEAFVADSLLYAKIFLIAVSLIMDYRAAIWFSVIFSVIYLLAQQPAFSKLGTAKKLTPMQLEDLLSDGSTTKYWLIEFFACSSAKCVRSSRCFPELSITYSNNLLSFGTVDLGLFPNTAAQFGISLAGGMSQLPTYILFEKGVEVSRFPDFYVDAAPSLPITKKLLCQHFELDRLLLDYINGS, encoded by the exons atggagaagaagcGTGAAGGAGTAATGGAAGCAATGAGTCGGATCGTATCAGATCCTTACTATTTCCTCCATTTCATGGCCTTCTTCTCTTACCTTCCGATTCGTAGCTCCGCCGCACCCTACACTTCACATCGACTCTTCGACAGAGAAATCCAAGCATTTCTAGCGTTCCTTATGTTTTCCGCTATTaag ATGGTGAGGGAAGAAACATGGGAAGCTTTCGTTGCCGATAGTTTACTCTACGCTAAG ATCTTTCTCATAGCTGTGTCGTTGATTATGGATTATCGAGCGGCGATCTGGTTTAGTGTCATATTTTCAG TTATATATCTATTAGCTCAACAACCAGCATTTAGTAAATTAG GAACTGCGAAGAAGCTAACACCTATgcagttggaggatttgctaTCAGATGGGAGCACAACAAAATACTGGTTG ATAGAATTCTTTGCATGTAGTTCAGCTAAGTGTGTTCGTTCAAGCCGATGCTTTCCCGAGCTCTCCATAAC GTACTCGAATAATCTTTTGTCTTTCGGAACTGTTGATCTTGGACTTTTCCCTAATACTGCAGCGCAGTTTGGAATATCTCTTGCCG GTGGAATGTCTCAGCTTCCAACATACATATTGTTTGAAAAGGGTGTCGAAGTCTCTCGGTTCCCAGACTTTTATGTTGATGCTGCACCTTCTTTACCCATAACCAAG AAACTTCTATGTCAACATTTTGAGCTTGATCGGCTTCTACTTGACTACATAAACGGATCATAG